Below is a genomic region from Dama dama isolate Ldn47 chromosome 17, ASM3311817v1, whole genome shotgun sequence.
ATTCCTAAAGAGGTTATATTTGAGCTGAAAACTAATATTGAAGAAAAAGCTATCTGTATGGAAACCTGAAACCATGCCTTTTCCTTATGAATATAAGATGGGTGCCATAGCTTCAAGCATCACATCCTCACATAATTTCCAAAGTAGGTCTGATGGTTTATCCTTGCAAGAGTTTCCTTTCATCAGGAAGAAACAAATTTCTCATAAGCCCCAGCACACTTCCCTTCAGGTCCCACTGGTGGCTAGAACAAGGTCACATATCTACTCTCCGAACAGTCACTCCCCAAAAAGACATCAATGATTGGCTAGGAGCAAGGATGCTGGGGCTAGGAAGGGGTATCCTTCCCTGAGCACACGCTGCTCCAAACCTAAACCAAACTGGCCTGCTGTCCTCAAAGAGCAACAGTGAAGTAACTACTGCAAGGACCACACACAAGATATTTCATTGACCTAGGATTTCTGGGTTCATCCAGCACCTCAGCTTGTGTAAAGCATTGTGCTAGTGTTAGGAATAAAAAGAAGACTTAGACACACTTATACCATCTCACTCTACTTCCCTTACCCTCCCCCTTACTATTTCAGAGGTACATGGCCACTTGCCACCCTGAAGCCTCCTCTCATCTTTTCAGCCTGAATGACTTCTTCTCAATCCATAGctcacatttattcattttacaaataatcaTCGAGCATCTGAGTCATTGGGATACAATTTTGCTAAAAAGACATGGTCCATGCCCTTACAGAGTTTCTAGTTCAGTGCTGTAAAGAGTTAAATAGCCAATtacaagaaagaataaaaagtgtTAACAAGAGGTGAAGCCTGGGTGCTCTCAGAGCACTAAGGAGCCGCCTCCACTTGTCCAAAGGGATGGCAGtaagaaaagacattttattgaaaatatgtcattgaatatttattaaataataaatttaactaaataactaaataaatttaatatttatttagaggATGAATAGAAATTTAGGGAAATGAGAGTGGAGGTAAGGAGTCAGGGAGAAGCTGAGGAGGCTAGTCCATCTAGAAAAAAATGAGCATATGCAAAGGGCCAGAGGTGGAGACAAAGAGCTGGAAGAAAGGAAAGTGTTGGAGAAAAGAGTGGAAGGGGAGAACAAGGAGAAATGAGTTTATAATAATAAGTGGAGGTCAGGTCAACATGGAGGCTAAACTCAGATTTTATCAGCAGAGAAACCATTGAAGGGTTTGACATGTTTAGGTTTGCCTTTTTGAAAAAGGCAGTCTTAATCCTTTGCTGCAATCCCTAACTTAAAGTTCAGCCACGCTGCAAACAGGATGACCAACAAGACGCTGTGGGAATGGGCTGGGCCCGGGCGGTGGCCAGGGAGTGGGTGAGGACTGAGGAGGTCTGGGATCGAAGTGAAGGCAGGGCTGTGATCGGCAAGGCAGGGGAGGAGTTAAAGATGACTTCAGGCAGTTCTGGTTTGGGCACCTGGAGAGATGGTGGTTGTCCTTCACTGGATGGATTCATTTTTGTGCAAGTTATGTTTGAGCAGTCTCCCACAGGGCCCTGAACATGGTGTGTTCATTAATTAACCTTTTTTACGACTTTTCTCTTCCCTCCTGCATCTTTCACATCAAAGACACTCCCTACTTATGTGGAATAACGCTTTTTTCAGATAGACCTACTTCACTCTTCAGGTTTTCATCATTCTGAGTCCCTTGAGTGAAGCCTGTGTTTTTTGAGTCTCTACTATGAGCCAGGCATGGAAATGCAAAACAATTTCATCAGTCGTCACTAATGCTTTTTCAGCTAATACAAATCTAAGGCATCCGATCAGACATTTAATGatgtcaataatcaataagctgcGATTAGTAATTGACACAAATCCAACTTTTTTCCTTGGCACTTGTCTTTATTCACCAACATAAGAAAAACGCTCATCCTTTTACATTTCAAAGATTAATTTTATGGGACAGTAGGATGGCACATAAACAGTGTCAGTTCTGGGTGTTTTCCACGTGGTCTTTTAtgtacatgcattttttttttttttttacaataagcaATTTCACTATTTGAGGTTTCCCGGTactaattttataatattgtgtagTTAACACGCTGGAGTTCCGAATACATGGTATCTCTATGTTTTAAATAGTACCATGCCTGGATGAAGCATCAAAGTTAAAATGGTGAACTTAAAGGGCGTTTAAAACATCTTGAAGCAATAACAAGCCATAGACGGCAGCAGGGGCGTTTTTAAACAATTGAACCAATTTGTCTTTCGTTCTTTTTATTGCATTCTTTATTACATTAAtactgtttaaaaagaaaactcaaaaagcATTAAACTTGGGTACCAAGCTCCGCAAAGTCCTCCCGGGGGCCTGGCTCCCGGGAAGGCCCCCGAGGACGCTCGCCCTCGGTCCTGGGGAGGCGACATGTAAGGAAATGTCGCCGCTCCTAGCCCTCGGCTCGCCCCAAGGTCTCCCTCCAAGCGGGAGGATCTGGCCCGAAGTTTGCCAAGTTTTCCGACAAGCCCGGCTGAGCAAACGCCGCTGCGCCCGGTCGCCGTTTCGCTCCAGCGGCAGGCCCGGCCGTGGGAAGTTTGCTCGGGGGTATCCGGGCCTTCAGAGAAAAGTCCCCGGGAGGCGGGGGCGCCACCGGCCGGGCCGCACCTCCCCCCCGGGGCGGACGACAAGGGGCGCCCGGCGCCCCGGGCACAAAGAGAGCGCGCTGGAGGCTGGGGAATGACCTTGGAGACGCGGGGCCGTGCTAAGGCGGCAGTCACCCAACTGCCCTCCCTTTCCTCGCCTCTCCGTCTCTCCGGAATCTGCCTGGGTCCACCCGCTGCAGCAGCAGCGGTGCCTttttctggttttcctttaaGAGAGTTGTCCGCGCTGGCCACTGGGCCCAGCCCTTCCCACCGCGCCCGGGGCCGCCCTTCCCGCCGGAGCCGTCTGATTGATGGCCCCGACCGCCCCGGGTCCCCCGCCTCGGCTCGCCCGCGAGCCCGGCTGTGTGTCCTGGAAGCGGCGCAGCGGGCTGCTGCTGCCCTGTGACGCCCGGAGCGGCCAGCGCCGCCCTTCCTTCCCCCCGGGCTCGGGCGGCGGCgcggcggcggggccgggccgggcggggCCGCGGGCTCCGGGGCCGAGGGCGGAGGGCGCCGGGAgggggcgcgggcggggactccggggggcgggggcggcgcccGCCC
It encodes:
- the LOC133071775 gene encoding collagen alpha-1(I) chain-like, with amino-acid sequence MTPAPLALRASQGWRGKPEKGTAAAAAGGPRQIPERRRGEEREGSWVTAALARPRVSKVIPQPPARSLCARGAGRPLSSAPGGRCGPAGGAPASRGLFSEGPDTPEQTSHGRACRWSETATGRSGVCSAGLVGKLGKLRARSSRLEGDLGASRGLGAATFPYMSPPQDRGRASSGAFPGARPPGGLCGAWYPSLMLFEFSF